CCGAAGTTATAAGCCTACCCGCACCCCTTCAGTCATCAAAGCCCGATCAGCATGCTTTTATTTATGTAAAGGCTGATAAAAAAATGGTGCGGTTGCTGCTCAAAGATATCCTGTACATTGAAGGCCTGAAAGATTATGTAAAAATACATACTACAGATAAACCCGTTATCACCTACCAAACCCTTAGCTACCTGGAAGAAAAACTTTCTGCCAATTATTTCATCCGCGTGCATCGTTCTTACATAATTTCCATCAACCATATTAATGCCTACACCGGCAGCCATATTGAAATTGGCCGCCAAAGTATTCCAATCGGTAGTTCATATGCCAAAGAGGTGTTGGGCAAACTGGAGGGTTAAACGCCTCCCTAAATTAAAAACCGGCCAGGCAATCAACCAACGCGTCAAGTTCATCAACGGTATTATAATAATGCGGCGATACCCTGATAGCCCACTCTACCTGTTTTTGGTCAAAATCGATAACTGCAAATTCACGATAGGATGATACCACATTGATATTGTGCTGTAAAGACTGTTTCACAAGGTACTCAGCCGATGAGTTTGCAACCGTAAAGGTAACAGACGAACTCAATTCGGGCCCCTGATCCAACACCCTGACATTTGGTATTGATGCTAAACGGCTGCGCAAATAGGCAGATAGCTGTTTAACCTGCTGCCAGATCCGGTCTTCGCCAATGGCCAGGCAGTACCTGATAGCTTCGGCGCTGCCAACTACCGTAGCATAGGCAAACTCCCAGTCTTCAAAACGTTTGGCATCGGGCTGTTGCACGTATTGGTCTTTTTCTGTCCACCGCGCGCCGCGCATATCAATAAACAAAGGTTCAAGTTTGGCCTGCAAAACTTTATCGGAGATATACAAAAAGCCCGAACCACGCGGCCCCCTTAAAAACTTACGGTTAGTTGCCGATAAAAAATCGCATTGCAGCTGCTGTACATCCAGCTTCATTTGCCCTGCCGATTGGCAGGCATCTAAAATATACCATGTTTTATCACCGCTTTCCTGGCTATATTTGGCGTAGATAGCTGCAATCTGGTTAACTGGCTGTACCATGCCCGAATTGGTAGGGATATGGGTTATAGCCAGCAAACGGGGCTTAAGCTCATATAATTTAGCTTCCAGGTCGTCAAGGTCGACACCGCCTGTGGCGACATTTTTTATGTGGACAATATCAACTCCAAACCTTTTTTTGAGCGATAGAAAATGGAGTTGGTTTGAGATGTAGTCGTCGCAATCGGTTAAAATAATATCTCCCGCTACAAATGGAATGGCAGATAAAGCCCTGATGTACGAGTCGGTAGCACTTGCCGTAAAAGCGATATTACCGGGTTTACTGTTGATAAGCTGGGCGGCCAGCACATAAAATTCGGCAATGGCACCGGCCTTTGCGGCAGCGGCCTCATATCCGCCTATCTCTGCTTCCAGCTTAATATGGCCGGTAATGGCATCGGTAACTACATTGGGCATCAATGCCGCCCCGGCGTTGTTTAAATGGTTAACATAGGTACAGCCGGAGGTATCGTTTCTGAACTGCTCAATTTCGGCCTTGGTGAATATGCTGTTGGCTAATAGTTTCATAAATATTTACCTGTTTGTTTACTGTGGATGATAATTCAAAACTACCAACAAGCCCTTGCATAAAAATCGCTTATTGGCCGGCATTGCGCATGTTTTATTTAATTTAGCCCTTAAAACGGGTAAATTATGTACATGCTTGACGACTACGATAAAAAGCTTCTGCGTTTATTACAAAAAGACAACCGCCTTACCGCCCAGGCCCTGGCCCAAATGGTAAACCTTAGCGCATCGGCTGTACAAAGGCGACTGGCCAAACTCCGTGATGAAAAAATTATTGAGGCCGATGTAGCTATCATCTCGCCCGCGGCGGCTGGTGTTGGGCTAACCTGCATAGTAGATATCTGTATGCAGGAAGATGGCTCGCGCACCATCGAAAGGTTTAAGGCCGAAATTGAAAATTGCCCCGAAGTATCGCAGTGTTACTACGTAACCGGCACCTATGACCTGGTGCTTATTGTTAACACCAGGGATATGAAACACTACGAACAATTCAGCAAAAAATATTTTATGGATTGCCCCGATGTGCAGCGCTTTTATACCCACGTAGTAATGGATAGATTAAAAATGAGCTACGGGGTTTATATATAGGCCCCTACTGCAAGGTGATAGCTATTACGGATAAGTGAGCTATTTACCAGGCAGGCTTGCCCTTATTTTTTTCACTTCAGATGCGGTAACCAGGCTGCTGTTGTTGCCAAAATTGCTCCTGATATAGGTTAGCACACTTGCTATTTCGGCATCGCTCAAAAAATCATGCTTTGGCATTACGCTATTGTAGGGCTTGCCGTTAACGGTAACCGGCCCCTCCAGGCCGTTTAATAAAACCCTTATAGCAAGTTCCTTTTCCATGTATTTGCCGCCTGTTACCCACTCCGATCCGGCCAGCGGGGGGAAAAGGTTACCATCTCCCTTGCCATTTTTTTGATGACAGTTGGCACAATGCGTGGTGTAAATTTTTGCGCCGCCTTTAAGCATCCCGGTAGCAAAATTATTGCGTGCCTGATCGGGTATTTTAAAGTTGGGCAGCTTTTTACGCAGTTCCATTTTGGCCAGCATGGTGCTGGTAAATTTAGTTTTATCGCCCTGATAAAAAATGCGCCATACCCTTCCTAATTCAGTATCGCTCACGTACAATGAGCCATCGGGCCCTGTGGATAAACCCATGGGGCGGCAAAGCGCATCGCTTACGCTTACCACGGTGTTACGGCCCGCAAAACCATCGGCAAATATCTCCCACTTACCCGTCGGCACGCCATTTTTAAACGGTACAAAAGCCACAAAAAAGCCGGCCTGCGGATACGGCGAGCGGTTGGTTGAACCATGAAAAGCCACAAAAGCCCCATTCTTATACCTGGCCGGGAACTGGTTGCCGGTATAAAACAACAAATCGTTGGGTGCCCAATGCGCCTGGAAGGCAATCAATGGCTGGGCATATTTTGCGCCGTCGCCCGCCTTTATGCCATCGCCGCCATACTCGGGGTTTAACAGTTTTTTATGTTTAATGGGGTCGTAATAGTAGTAAGGCCAGCCAACGTCTGTACCTTGTTTTATTTTTAAAAATTCCTCTGCAGGCGCTACGGCGCTTTGCCAGGCGCTGAATTTTTTGGGGAACAACAACCGCAGGTCGTCGCGGCCGTGGGCTACAACATACAGGCAATTATCCGCCGTGTTCCAATCCATGGCTACCACGCTGCGTAAGCCAGTAGCATAGCGGATGCCATCTTTTTGCTGCTGGTTGGGTTTGGCTTCATCAAACTGCCATATGCCGCCGTACTCCTGCAACAAGGGGCAGCCTTTTATCCCCGGCGAACCGGGAACCCGGTTTTGCTCCTGGCATGCGTTGGATGGCGCGCCAAAGGCCACGTACATATGCCCGGCATCATCAAAAGCCAGGGGCTTGGCGTCGTGCTCGTGCTCGCCGTGGGCATCATGTAATATTAATTCCAGCGGACCATCGGGCACCAGCGTATTGGGGTTTAATTTGGTGCGGTAAACGTTTACCTCCGAACTGAAATACAGGTAGCCCTTATGCACCCGCATACTGGTACCATAAGGCCCTTTATCATCATAGTTGCCAAATTTTTTTATCGTATCTACCTTGCCGTCATGATCGGTATCCCGTGCCGCAATATTGCCGCCGATAGAATCGGGAAACCTGAGTTTTACATAAATATCGCCATTGGTATTTACGGCCAGGTGGCGTGCCCTGCCGGCCAGGCTGTCGATAGCGATGACCGCTTTGAAATTACCTGGCAGGTACAACCCGCCGTTGTTTTTATCGGCAGTCAGCGTTTTATCAGAATGTTTGTTTAAAACAAAAGCGAGTGTTATTGCCGCAATTGCCGTGGCCAAAAGCACCGTAATCGTTTTTCTTGCTCCTAAAAAAATATTTTTCTTCATCCGGGAATTATATGCCGACTATGGATCGGCAGCAGGTATTTGCCGGTAGTAAAAGGAATTTGAAGGGGAAATGTTTAAATAAAATTCAAGATGCATTCAAAACGAAGTTTTGGCCACCTATACAAAATTACTACGGCAGTATTTAATAAAAACCCTATCTTATCATCCTCAATTTTATTAACTGCAATGCCCAACTCAGAAAAAAAATTAGGCTTATGGACAAGCACCTCCCTGGTGGCGGGCAATATGATAGGTGCAGGTGTTTTTTTACTACCCGCCGCTATGGCCAGCTTCGGAAGTATTGGTTTGTTGGGTTGGATATTTTCGGCAGTGGGCTCGTTTTTCCTGGCAAAGGTTTTCAGTAACATGAGTAAGCTATTGCCACATGCTACGGGTGGCCCCTATGCCTTTACACGTTATGGATTGGGCGATTTTGCAGGCTTCCTGGTGGCCTGGGGTTATTTCTTATCTACCTCATGCGCCTGCGCAGCCATTACCAAATCGCTGGTGAGCGCCTTAAGTACATTTTTCCCGGCACTGGCAAGCGGCCTTCCAGCAATAGCCACCGGCCTGTGCGCTATATGGCTGCTTACTTATATCAACACACGCGGAGTTGTAACCAGCGGCAAATGGCAGCTGGTTACAACTATACTTAAAATTTTACCACTGGTGCTTGTGGCATTTGGCGGCCTGTTTTTTTTACAGGCCAAAAACTTTAGCCCGTTTAATAGCAGCGGTACAAGTACCTATAGTGCAATAAGCACTACCGCAGCCATGACCCTATTTTCTTTTATCGGAATTGAATGCGCCACTATACCCGCCGGGAGTGTAGAAAATCCACAAAAAACGGTGCCGCGTGCAACATTACTGGGCCTGCTAATTGCTACATTGGTGTATATTTTAGGTAGTATAAGCGTAATGGGCCTTATACCCGCTGCCGAGCTGGCAAAATCGCAAACGCCTTACGCCGATGCCGCTGCTATAATTTATGGCAATAACATTCGCTACTGGGTAAGCGCCGGTGTTGCCATTGCCGCTTTTGGTGCGCTTAACGGCTGGACACTAATGCAGGGGCAAATGCCCTTTGCCGTTGCCAGGGATAAATTGTTCCCCGCCATATTTAGCAAGCAAAATAAAAAAGGCGTGCCTTACATGGGAATCCTGCTTAGCAGTACACTGGTTTCTGTTTTTATGAGTATGAATTACTCCAAAGGATTTGTTGAACAATTCCGGTTTTTACTGATGCTTTCGTTGCTGTCGATGCTTATTCCTTACCTGTTATCGGCTGCGTCCTATCTTATTATCAAGGTAAAAAACAAGCAGGCAAATGGCTGGCTTGGGGCGGTGTTTTTGGCTATAGTAGCATTTGGTTATGCGCTGTGG
The genomic region above belongs to Mucilaginibacter sp. KACC 22773 and contains:
- a CDS encoding LytR/AlgR family response regulator transcription factor — translated: MKPINCIIADDEELAREIMQNHVSKLQNLNPVAICANGMEVYNALKANNVDLVFLDIQMPQLTGIELLRTLKNPPPVIMTTAYREFALEGYELNVIDYLLKPVSFERFLKAVDKFINAKAPEVISLPAPLQSSKPDQHAFIYVKADKKMVRLLLKDILYIEGLKDYVKIHTTDKPVITYQTLSYLEEKLSANYFIRVHRSYIISINHINAYTGSHIEIGRQSIPIGSSYAKEVLGKLEG
- a CDS encoding aminotransferase class V-fold PLP-dependent enzyme, which produces MKLLANSIFTKAEIEQFRNDTSGCTYVNHLNNAGAALMPNVVTDAITGHIKLEAEIGGYEAAAAKAGAIAEFYVLAAQLINSKPGNIAFTASATDSYIRALSAIPFVAGDIILTDCDDYISNQLHFLSLKKRFGVDIVHIKNVATGGVDLDDLEAKLYELKPRLLAITHIPTNSGMVQPVNQIAAIYAKYSQESGDKTWYILDACQSAGQMKLDVQQLQCDFLSATNRKFLRGPRGSGFLYISDKVLQAKLEPLFIDMRGARWTEKDQYVQQPDAKRFEDWEFAYATVVGSAEAIRYCLAIGEDRIWQQVKQLSAYLRSRLASIPNVRVLDQGPELSSSVTFTVANSSAEYLVKQSLQHNINVVSSYREFAVIDFDQKQVEWAIRVSPHYYNTVDELDALVDCLAGF
- a CDS encoding Lrp/AsnC family transcriptional regulator → MYMLDDYDKKLLRLLQKDNRLTAQALAQMVNLSASAVQRRLAKLRDEKIIEADVAIISPAAAGVGLTCIVDICMQEDGSRTIERFKAEIENCPEVSQCYYVTGTYDLVLIVNTRDMKHYEQFSKKYFMDCPDVQRFYTHVVMDRLKMSYGVYI
- a CDS encoding c-type cytochrome translates to MKKNIFLGARKTITVLLATAIAAITLAFVLNKHSDKTLTADKNNGGLYLPGNFKAVIAIDSLAGRARHLAVNTNGDIYVKLRFPDSIGGNIAARDTDHDGKVDTIKKFGNYDDKGPYGTSMRVHKGYLYFSSEVNVYRTKLNPNTLVPDGPLELILHDAHGEHEHDAKPLAFDDAGHMYVAFGAPSNACQEQNRVPGSPGIKGCPLLQEYGGIWQFDEAKPNQQQKDGIRYATGLRSVVAMDWNTADNCLYVVAHGRDDLRLLFPKKFSAWQSAVAPAEEFLKIKQGTDVGWPYYYYDPIKHKKLLNPEYGGDGIKAGDGAKYAQPLIAFQAHWAPNDLLFYTGNQFPARYKNGAFVAFHGSTNRSPYPQAGFFVAFVPFKNGVPTGKWEIFADGFAGRNTVVSVSDALCRPMGLSTGPDGSLYVSDTELGRVWRIFYQGDKTKFTSTMLAKMELRKKLPNFKIPDQARNNFATGMLKGGAKIYTTHCANCHQKNGKGDGNLFPPLAGSEWVTGGKYMEKELAIRVLLNGLEGPVTVNGKPYNSVMPKHDFLSDAEIASVLTYIRSNFGNNSSLVTASEVKKIRASLPGK
- a CDS encoding amino acid permease yields the protein MPNSEKKLGLWTSTSLVAGNMIGAGVFLLPAAMASFGSIGLLGWIFSAVGSFFLAKVFSNMSKLLPHATGGPYAFTRYGLGDFAGFLVAWGYFLSTSCACAAITKSLVSALSTFFPALASGLPAIATGLCAIWLLTYINTRGVVTSGKWQLVTTILKILPLVLVAFGGLFFLQAKNFSPFNSSGTSTYSAISTTAAMTLFSFIGIECATIPAGSVENPQKTVPRATLLGLLIATLVYILGSISVMGLIPAAELAKSQTPYADAAAIIYGNNIRYWVSAGVAIAAFGALNGWTLMQGQMPFAVARDKLFPAIFSKQNKKGVPYMGILLSSTLVSVFMSMNYSKGFVEQFRFLLMLSLLSMLIPYLLSAASYLIIKVKNKQANGWLGAVFLAIVAFGYALWNIVGTGKDAVYYGFVLLMMSVPFYVWVAYQKNKEQ